The following proteins are encoded in a genomic region of Bubalus kerabau isolate K-KA32 ecotype Philippines breed swamp buffalo chromosome 15, PCC_UOA_SB_1v2, whole genome shotgun sequence:
- the FIBIN gene encoding fin bud initiation factor homolog — MVFLKFLWMSFLCHLCQGYFDGPLYPEMSNGTLHHYFVPDGDYEENDDPEKCQLLFRVSDHRRCSQGEGSSASTLLSLTLREEFTVLGRQVEDAGRVLEGISKSISYDLDGEESYGKYLRRESHQIGDAYSNSDKSLTELESKFKQGQEQDSRQESRLNEDFLGMLVHTRSLLKETLDISVGLRDKYELLALTIRSHGTRLGRLKNDYLKV, encoded by the coding sequence ATGGTGTTCCTGAAGTTTCTCTGGATGAGTTTTCTCTGCCACCTGTGTCAGGGCTATTTCGACGGTCCTCTCTACCCAGAGATGTCCAATGGGACCCTGCACCACTACTTTGTGCCGGACGGGGACTACGAGGAGAACGACGACCCCGAGAAGTGCCAGCTGCTCTTCAGGGTGAGTGACCACAGGCGCTGCTCCCAGGGGGAGGGGAGCTCGGCCAGCACTCTGCTAAGCCTCACCCTACGGGAGGAATTCACCGTGTTGGGCCGCCAGGTGGAGGACGCGGGGCGCGTGCTGGAGGGCATCAGTAAGAGCATCTCCTACGACCTTGACGGGGAGGAGAGCTATGGCAAGTACCTGCGGCGGGAGTCCCACCAGATCGGGGATGCCTACTCCAATTCGGACAAGTCCCTCACTGAGCTGGAAAGCAAGTTTAAGCAGGGCCAGGAGCAAGACAGCCGGCAAGAGAGCAGGCTCAACGAGGACTTCTTGGGGATGCTGGTCCACACCAGGTCCCTGCTGAAGGAAACGCTGGACATCTCCGTGGGGCTCAGGGACAAATATGAGCTGCTGGCCCTCACCATCAGGAGCCATGGGACCCGACTAGGTCGGCTGAAGAACGATTATCTTAAAGTGTAG